Proteins from a genomic interval of Clostridium cochlearium:
- a CDS encoding Tex family protein: MIDVNERLAKELNISIKQVESTVNLLDEGNTIPFIARYRKEVTGGLTDLTLRELFQRLTYLRNLNGRKEDVIRIIEEQGKLTEEIKSSILKCETITEVEDIYRPFRPKRRTRATIAEEKGLKPLAELILLGEFKGDLREEAGKYINDEKEVNSVEEALAGAVDIISEIISDKAEYRKWIRNFVNKEGVIETSGESKEPTPYEMYYSYREEVKKIPSHRILAINRGEKEKILSVKITCDMEKIELYLKKNLLKNNKLTDSYIEESVSDSLKRLIYPSIEREIRGELTDKAEAGAINIFKSNLKALLMQPPIKGKTVLGYDPGFRTGCKIAVLDDTGKFLDKSTVYATAPQNDIEGSIKVLKELIYKYDVDVISLGNGTASRESEEVIGRLIKEIKEEKGKEVYYVIVSEAGASVYSASQLATEEYPDIDVSIRGAISIGRRLQDPLAELVKIDPKSIGVGQYQHDITPKKLDESLRGVVEDCVNNVGVDLNTATPSLLSYVSGVNSGIAKNIVAYREEKGKFTSRKELLKVKRLGAKAFEQCAGFLRVSESKEPLDNTGVHPESYKVAKNFIEILDYSIEDLKSNRLGDIEERINNFNIDELAKKLDIGKPTLLDIIKELKKPGRDPREELPKPIFKTGVIDINQLKPGMALTGTVRNVADFGAFVDIGVHQDGLVHISELSDRFVKHPLDVVKVGDIVEVKVLDVDEKRGRISLSMKQ; the protein is encoded by the coding sequence ATGATTGATGTAAACGAGAGGCTAGCAAAAGAATTAAATATAAGCATAAAACAAGTAGAAAGTACAGTTAATCTATTAGATGAAGGTAATACAATACCTTTTATAGCAAGGTATAGAAAAGAAGTAACTGGCGGATTAACAGACTTGACACTAAGAGAATTATTTCAAAGATTGACATATTTGAGAAATTTAAATGGAAGAAAAGAAGATGTAATAAGAATAATAGAAGAACAAGGTAAATTAACAGAAGAAATAAAGTCGAGTATATTAAAATGTGAAACCATTACAGAGGTAGAGGATATTTATAGGCCATTTAGACCTAAAAGAAGGACCAGAGCTACTATTGCAGAAGAAAAGGGACTTAAACCTTTGGCTGAATTAATATTGTTAGGAGAGTTTAAGGGCGATTTAAGAGAGGAAGCAGGAAAATATATTAATGATGAAAAAGAAGTAAATTCTGTAGAAGAGGCTTTAGCAGGAGCAGTTGATATAATAAGTGAAATAATATCTGATAAAGCAGAATATAGAAAATGGATTAGAAATTTTGTTAATAAAGAGGGAGTAATAGAAACTTCAGGTGAAAGTAAAGAACCAACCCCTTATGAAATGTATTATTCCTATAGAGAAGAAGTTAAAAAAATACCTTCTCATAGAATTTTGGCTATTAATAGAGGAGAGAAAGAAAAAATATTATCTGTTAAAATAACTTGTGATATGGAGAAAATAGAACTGTATTTAAAGAAGAATTTACTAAAGAATAATAAATTAACAGACTCTTATATAGAAGAAAGTGTTTCAGATTCACTAAAAAGACTTATATATCCATCTATAGAAAGGGAAATAAGAGGAGAACTTACAGACAAGGCAGAAGCAGGGGCTATTAATATATTCAAATCTAATTTAAAAGCGTTACTTATGCAGCCACCAATAAAGGGGAAAACTGTATTAGGATATGATCCAGGTTTTAGAACTGGATGTAAAATAGCTGTATTAGACGACACAGGAAAATTTTTGGATAAATCTACAGTTTATGCTACAGCACCACAAAATGATATAGAAGGCTCTATAAAAGTATTAAAAGAGCTTATTTATAAATATGATGTGGATGTAATATCTTTAGGTAATGGAACGGCTAGTAGAGAATCTGAAGAAGTTATTGGAAGACTTATAAAAGAAATAAAGGAAGAAAAGGGTAAAGAAGTGTATTATGTAATAGTTTCTGAAGCGGGAGCTTCTGTATACTCAGCATCACAACTTGCCACAGAAGAATATCCAGATATAGACGTATCTATAAGAGGAGCAATATCTATAGGAAGAAGACTCCAAGATCCTTTAGCTGAACTTGTAAAGATAGATCCTAAATCCATAGGAGTAGGGCAATATCAGCACGATATAACTCCTAAAAAATTAGATGAATCTTTAAGAGGTGTGGTAGAGGACTGTGTAAATAATGTAGGGGTAGATTTAAATACAGCAACACCATCACTATTATCCTATGTTTCAGGAGTAAATTCCGGAATAGCTAAAAATATTGTTGCATATAGAGAAGAAAAAGGTAAATTTACAAGCAGAAAAGAATTATTAAAAGTAAAAAGATTAGGAGCTAAAGCTTTTGAACAATGTGCAGGTTTTTTAAGAGTAAGTGAAAGCAAAGAACCCCTTGATAACACAGGGGTGCATCCAGAATCTTATAAGGTAGCTAAAAATTTTATAGAAATACTAGACTATTCTATAGAGGATTTAAAAAGTAACAGACTAGGAGATATAGAAGAAAGAATAAATAATTTTAATATAGATGAATTAGCTAAAAAATTAGATATTGGGAAACCTACACTTTTAGATATAATAAAAGAACTAAAAAAACCTGGAAGAGATCCAAGAGAAGAGTTGCCAAAACCTATATTTAAAACAGGAGTTATAGACATAAATCAATTAAAACCTGGCATGGCACTTACAGGAACAGTAAGAAATGTTGCAGACTTTGGAGCATTTGTTGATATAGGCGTACATCAAGACGGATTAGTCCACATAAGTGAGTTGTCAGATAGATTTGTAAAACATCCTTTAGATGTAGTAAAAGTAGGAGATATAGTAGAGGTTAAAGTTTTAGATGTAGATGAAAAAAGAGGCAGAATATCCTTAAGTATGAAACAGTAA
- a CDS encoding ECF transporter S component, with translation MKNKKLSRSIKITLLSTIAFLLMYIELAVPFFPEFLKIDISDIPALMGAFALGPVEGVIIQLLKNILHGIFATKTGFVGEVANFVVGSVLVFVAGYIYRNNKSKRSAFVGLVAGTITMSVIAGILNLYVFIPLYQKILHIPIEAFVQMTAKVNPSVNSLGTLVLWSIVPFNLLKGVFISALTMGMYKKVSPILHEEGIKKGQIA, from the coding sequence ATGAAAAATAAAAAATTAAGCAGAAGTATAAAAATAACACTTTTAAGTACCATTGCATTTTTACTTATGTATATTGAATTGGCAGTACCATTTTTTCCTGAATTTTTAAAGATAGACATAAGTGATATACCAGCATTAATGGGTGCTTTTGCACTAGGACCTGTAGAAGGAGTTATTATTCAATTATTAAAGAATATATTACATGGAATTTTTGCTACTAAGACAGGTTTTGTAGGAGAGGTAGCAAACTTCGTTGTAGGATCGGTATTAGTTTTTGTAGCAGGGTATATATATAGAAATAATAAGAGTAAAAGATCAGCTTTTGTAGGATTAGTAGCTGGTACTATAACTATGTCAGTAATTGCTGGAATATTAAATTTGTATGTATTTATACCGCTATATCAAAAGATTTTACACATACCAATTGAAGCTTTTGTTCAAATGACAGCAAAAGTAAATCCATCAGTAAATAGTTTAGGCACTTTAGTTTTATGGTCAATAGTACCTTTTAATTTGTTAAAAGGAGTATTTATATCTGCCCTTACTATGGGTATGTACAAGAAAGTTTCCCCTATACTACATGAAGAGGGAATAAAGAAAGGCCAAATAGCTTAA
- a CDS encoding EscU/YscU/HrcU family type III secretion system export apparatus switch protein gives MTKKKAAALKYEQGYDVPVVTATGMGYVADRIIEKAEENSVPIVYDKELVEVLNNVDIGEDIPYELYDAVAQVIAYVMDIDEIIGRR, from the coding sequence ATGACTAAAAAAAAGGCTGCAGCTTTAAAATATGAACAAGGATATGATGTACCTGTAGTTACAGCAACAGGTATGGGATATGTAGCAGATAGAATAATAGAAAAAGCTGAAGAAAATAGTGTTCCAATAGTTTATGATAAAGAATTAGTAGAGGTATTAAATAACGTAGATATAGGTGAGGATATTCCTTATGAATTATATGATGCTGTAGCACAGGTTATTGCTTATGTTATGGATATAGATGAAATTATAGGTAGAAGGTGA
- a CDS encoding metallophosphoesterase, with the protein MALYAISDFHLSFTTDKPMNVFGDNWENHHEKIKENWLKNIKEQDKVIIAGDISWSMNIEEGMEDLHWISKLPGEKILVKGNHDYWWTSISKLNNLYSDMKFIQNNYFEYEDYALCGTRGWICPGTDNFTEHDSKIYRRELIRLRLSLDAATKDGYKNFIIVLHYPPFSSAKVDEGFLEIFKDYNVKKVIFGHLHGVPKQNIFNREIDGIEYILTSCDYLNFEPIKIL; encoded by the coding sequence ATGGCTTTATATGCAATATCGGATTTTCATTTATCTTTTACTACAGATAAACCTATGAATGTTTTTGGGGATAATTGGGAAAATCATCACGAAAAGATCAAGGAGAATTGGTTAAAAAATATAAAAGAGCAGGATAAAGTAATAATAGCTGGAGATATATCTTGGTCAATGAATATAGAAGAAGGTATGGAAGATTTACACTGGATAAGCAAATTACCTGGAGAAAAAATATTAGTAAAAGGTAATCATGATTATTGGTGGACTTCTATATCTAAATTAAATAATTTGTATTCAGACATGAAGTTTATTCAAAATAATTATTTTGAATATGAAGATTATGCTTTATGTGGTACTAGAGGATGGATATGCCCAGGAACAGATAATTTTACAGAACATGATAGTAAGATATATAGAAGGGAACTTATAAGATTAAGATTATCCTTAGATGCTGCCACAAAAGATGGATATAAAAATTTTATAATAGTACTTCACTATCCGCCTTTCAGTAGTGCAAAAGTAGATGAAGGTTTTTTAGAAATATTTAAAGATTACAATGTTAAAAAAGTAATTTTTGGACATTTACATGGAGTGCCTAAACAAAATATTTTTAATAGAGAAATTGATGGAATAGAATACATATTAACTTCTTGTGATTACTTGAATTTTGAACCTATAAAAATATTATAA
- a CDS encoding DUF2225 domain-containing protein has protein sequence MNSNLSNDTKKQLELLYNKEVNCPVCNSKFHVKAVKSSSYRLDSKDSDFFLRYALINPYFYDVWLCNECGYAALKVDFSKIKKYQKQLVLDKISPRWKKRYYGEIFNLDIAIERYKLALLNYTLIEGKPSQKAMTCLKLAWMYRLKGNKEHEKDFIKNALKGFEESYESEEFPIFGMDKYTIVYLIGELNRRLGNKDKALLWFSYVITTPHVSYKLKSLARDQRDLIKEEDSIKTKNLADEVSKKSNTNSNGWLSKLFR, from the coding sequence ATGAATAGTAATTTATCAAATGATACAAAAAAGCAATTGGAACTTCTTTATAACAAAGAAGTTAATTGTCCTGTATGTAATTCTAAATTTCATGTGAAAGCTGTAAAATCTTCTTCATATAGATTAGATTCAAAGGACTCAGATTTCTTTTTAAGATATGCTTTAATTAATCCATATTTCTATGACGTTTGGCTTTGCAATGAATGTGGTTATGCTGCTTTAAAAGTAGATTTTTCTAAAATAAAAAAATATCAAAAACAACTAGTTTTAGATAAAATATCTCCGAGGTGGAAAAAAAGATACTATGGAGAAATTTTTAATCTAGATATAGCTATAGAAAGATACAAGCTTGCCCTATTAAATTATACATTAATAGAAGGAAAGCCTAGCCAAAAAGCCATGACTTGTCTTAAATTAGCTTGGATGTACAGATTAAAAGGAAATAAAGAACATGAGAAAGATTTTATTAAAAATGCTCTAAAAGGTTTTGAAGAATCCTATGAGTCAGAAGAATTTCCTATATTTGGAATGGACAAGTATACGATTGTGTATCTAATCGGAGAGCTTAATAGAAGATTAGGAAATAAGGATAAAGCTTTATTATGGTTTAGTTATGTAATAACTACTCCCCATGTATCTTATAAATTAAAGTCCCTAGCTAGAGATCAAAGAGATTTAATTAAAGAAGAGGATTCTATAAAAACTAAGAACTTAGCTGATGAAGTTTCAAAAAAATCTAATACAAATAGTAATGGATGGCTTTCAAAGCTATTTAGATAA
- a CDS encoding GTP pyrophosphokinase → MAMREWKTFLIPYEQAVEELKVKFRSIRKEYRGKNEYSPIEFITGRVKEISSILEKANKFDIPLDRIEYEIEDIAGIRVMCQFVDDIEKVVDIIRNRTDMQIMYEKDYITNVKSSGYRSYHVIIKYPVNMAEGKVDILAEFQIRTLSMNFWATIEHSLNYKYKHDIPQEIRNKLKRAADAAFQLDEGMLEIKDEIKDAQKLFEVKSNMISDIMDNILTLSSIGKSQEASRFQVQLNRLIEEGELPELNSLLKNTEKILSIYQID, encoded by the coding sequence ATGGCGATGAGGGAATGGAAGACATTTTTAATACCCTACGAACAGGCTGTAGAAGAGTTGAAAGTTAAATTTAGGAGTATAAGAAAAGAATATAGGGGTAAAAATGAGTATTCTCCTATAGAATTTATTACAGGGAGAGTTAAGGAGATATCTAGTATATTAGAAAAAGCTAATAAATTTGATATACCTTTAGATAGAATAGAATATGAAATTGAAGATATAGCTGGTATAAGAGTAATGTGTCAGTTTGTAGATGATATAGAGAAAGTAGTAGATATTATAAGAAATAGAACAGACATGCAAATAATGTATGAAAAAGATTATATCACTAATGTTAAATCCAGTGGATATAGAAGCTATCATGTAATAATAAAATATCCTGTAAATATGGCAGAAGGAAAAGTTGATATTTTAGCAGAATTTCAAATAAGAACTTTGTCCATGAACTTTTGGGCAACCATAGAACATTCATTAAATTATAAATATAAACACGATATACCTCAAGAAATAAGGAATAAATTAAAAAGAGCTGCAGATGCAGCCTTTCAATTAGACGAAGGTATGCTAGAAATAAAGGACGAGATAAAGGATGCACAAAAATTGTTTGAAGTAAAATCTAATATGATTTCTGACATTATGGATAATATACTTACATTATCTTCTATAGGAAAATCTCAAGAAGCATCTAGATTTCAAGTTCAATTAAATAGATTAATAGAAGAGGGTGAGCTGCCAGAACTTAATAGTTTATTAAAAAACACAGAAAAAATATTAAGTATATACCAAATAGATTAA
- the leuS gene encoding leucine--tRNA ligase produces MGRYGTNIDTKWQKKWEESDVYHFDKNNLDKKLYVLEMFSYPSASNLHAGHWFNYGPADSWARFKKMQGFNVFQPMGFDSFGLPAENYAIKTGVHPKDSTMKNIETMTKQLKSMGAMFHWDNEVITSEPDYYKWTQWMFLQLYKNNLAYRKNAPVNWCPSCNTVLANEQVIDGACERCSSDVIKRDLTQWFFKITDYAEELLEKLDDLDWPENTKSMQKHWIGKSVGAQLTFKIVDSDLSFDIFTTRADTLFGVTYAVLAPENPLVDKITKKEYKKEVEAYKEQAKKQSEIERQSITREKTGVFTGSYAINPINGRKVPVWVGDYVLSTYGTGAVMAVPAHDERDFEFAKKHNLPIEKVIEGGDALPYTEDGIMINSGEFNGLESSKGRAAVIDKLEKEKLGCKKINYRLRDWLVSRQRYWGAPIPIVYCDKCGTVAVPEDQLPVELPYDVEFTPDGKSPLSKCDSFVNTTCPNCGGPAKREVDTLDTFVCSSWYFLRYADNKNSEKAFDPKVINEMLPVDKYIGGPEHACMHLLYARFFTKALRDMGYLNFDEPFTSLTHQGLILGPDGYKMSKSKGNTISPDDYISEFGSDVFRMYLMFGFDYTEGGAWSDEGVKSVSRFVDRVERTLASCREYINNPNNDKSSMDDEEKDLNFVRHNSIKSITEDAEKMQFNTCIARLMEYTNALSKYINVDNKNSGFLKECLEDFIILMAPFAPHFSEEQWELLGMPYSVFNQKWPEFDSKALIKDEIEIAVQVNGKIRDRITIASNLDEESIKQTALNSEDVKKYTDGKNIVKVIVIKGRLVNIVVK; encoded by the coding sequence ATGGGAAGATACGGAACTAATATAGATACAAAATGGCAAAAAAAATGGGAGGAGTCTGATGTTTATCATTTTGATAAAAATAATTTAGATAAAAAACTTTATGTTTTAGAAATGTTTTCTTACCCATCAGCAAGTAATCTTCATGCAGGACACTGGTTCAATTATGGACCTGCAGATTCTTGGGCTAGATTCAAAAAAATGCAAGGTTTTAATGTTTTTCAACCTATGGGTTTTGACTCTTTTGGATTACCAGCAGAAAACTATGCTATAAAAACTGGTGTTCATCCAAAAGATTCTACTATGAAAAATATAGAAACTATGACAAAGCAACTTAAGTCTATGGGAGCTATGTTTCATTGGGATAATGAAGTAATAACTTCTGAACCAGATTACTATAAATGGACTCAATGGATGTTCCTTCAACTTTATAAAAATAATTTAGCTTATAGAAAAAATGCACCTGTAAACTGGTGCCCAAGTTGTAATACGGTACTTGCTAACGAACAAGTTATAGATGGTGCTTGCGAAAGATGTTCTTCTGATGTTATTAAAAGAGATTTAACTCAATGGTTTTTTAAAATAACAGACTATGCTGAAGAACTTCTTGAAAAACTTGATGATTTAGATTGGCCTGAAAATACAAAATCCATGCAAAAACATTGGATTGGAAAATCTGTAGGTGCACAATTAACTTTCAAAATAGTTGATTCAGACCTTTCTTTTGATATATTCACAACAAGAGCAGATACATTATTTGGTGTAACCTATGCAGTTTTAGCACCTGAAAATCCTCTTGTAGATAAAATAACTAAGAAAGAATATAAAAAGGAAGTAGAAGCTTATAAAGAACAAGCTAAAAAACAATCTGAAATAGAAAGACAATCAATAACAAGAGAAAAAACTGGTGTATTTACAGGCTCTTATGCAATAAACCCTATTAATGGAAGAAAAGTTCCTGTTTGGGTTGGTGACTATGTATTAAGTACTTATGGCACTGGCGCAGTTATGGCTGTTCCAGCTCATGATGAAAGAGATTTTGAATTTGCTAAAAAACATAATTTGCCTATAGAAAAAGTTATAGAAGGTGGAGATGCTCTTCCTTACACTGAAGACGGAATAATGATAAATAGCGGTGAATTTAATGGTTTGGAATCATCAAAAGGTAGAGCTGCCGTTATAGATAAATTAGAAAAAGAAAAACTTGGATGTAAAAAAATAAATTATAGACTAAGAGATTGGTTAGTATCTAGACAAAGGTATTGGGGTGCTCCAATTCCAATTGTATATTGTGATAAATGTGGCACTGTTGCCGTACCTGAAGACCAACTACCTGTTGAACTTCCATATGATGTAGAATTTACACCAGATGGAAAATCACCTTTATCCAAATGTGATAGCTTTGTAAATACAACATGTCCTAATTGTGGAGGACCTGCTAAAAGAGAAGTTGACACATTAGATACCTTTGTATGTTCATCTTGGTATTTCTTAAGGTATGCAGATAATAAGAACTCAGAAAAAGCCTTTGATCCTAAAGTAATAAATGAAATGCTTCCAGTAGACAAATATATAGGTGGACCAGAACATGCTTGTATGCATCTTTTATATGCAAGATTCTTTACAAAGGCATTAAGGGACATGGGATATCTTAATTTTGATGAACCATTTACCTCTTTAACTCATCAAGGACTAATATTAGGACCTGATGGATATAAAATGAGTAAATCTAAAGGAAATACTATCTCACCTGATGACTATATAAGTGAATTTGGATCTGATGTATTTAGAATGTATTTAATGTTTGGATTTGATTACACAGAAGGTGGAGCTTGGAGTGATGAAGGAGTTAAGTCTGTTTCTAGATTTGTAGATAGAGTAGAAAGAACTCTTGCTTCTTGTAGAGAATATATTAACAATCCTAATAATGATAAATCTAGTATGGATGATGAAGAAAAAGACTTAAATTTTGTAAGACATAATTCTATTAAGTCTATAACAGAGGATGCTGAAAAAATGCAATTTAATACATGTATTGCACGACTTATGGAATATACAAATGCTCTTTCAAAATATATAAATGTTGATAATAAAAATTCAGGATTTTTAAAAGAATGTTTAGAGGACTTTATAATTTTAATGGCTCCTTTTGCACCTCATTTTAGTGAAGAACAATGGGAACTTTTAGGTATGCCTTATTCTGTATTTAATCAAAAATGGCCTGAATTTGATAGCAAAGCTTTAATTAAAGATGAAATTGAAATCGCTGTTCAAGTAAATGGTAAAATTAGAGACAGAATAACTATTGCATCTAACTTAGATGAAGAAAGTATAAAACAAACTGCTTTAAACTCAGAAGATGTAAAAAAATATACAGATGGCAAAAATATAGTAAAAGTAATAGTTATAAAAGGTAGATTAGTAAATATAGTTGTAAAATAA
- a CDS encoding class IV adenylate cyclase: MKELEVKILNIDLEDIRNKVNLLNCKNVKKENQINKIFDFKDNTLLKQQGYARIRIVEDLLLNCNRYYMTVKKILSQSKFKIMDEHEIEISNDKEGENIFKALGLQMNQCIRKYRESYKYKDSLIEIDINDKSFCPFPYIEIESPNEKELEEIVHLLGYSIEDTTSKNIYELIKLFKNNQESI, from the coding sequence TTGAAGGAATTAGAAGTTAAAATTTTAAATATAGACTTAGAAGATATAAGAAATAAGGTTAATTTATTAAATTGTAAAAATGTAAAAAAAGAAAATCAAATTAATAAAATATTTGATTTTAAAGACAATACACTGTTAAAACAACAAGGTTATGCTAGGATAAGAATAGTCGAGGATTTACTTTTAAATTGTAATAGGTATTATATGACTGTAAAAAAAATATTATCTCAAAGTAAATTCAAAATAATGGATGAACATGAAATAGAAATATCTAATGACAAAGAAGGAGAAAATATTTTTAAAGCTTTAGGTTTACAAATGAATCAATGCATAAGAAAATATAGGGAAAGCTACAAATATAAAGATTCTTTAATAGAAATAGATATTAACGATAAATCCTTTTGTCCTTTTCCATACATCGAAATAGAGTCTCCAAACGAAAAAGAACTAGAAGAAATCGTGCATTTATTAGGATATTCAATAGAAGATACTACATCTAAAAACATATATGAACTAATAAAATTGTTTAAAAATAATCAGGAATCAATATAA